In Anaerolineales bacterium, one DNA window encodes the following:
- a CDS encoding HEAT repeat domain-containing protein, whose amino-acid sequence MAETLSLQSVLDHLLDSKKDIPYNHLQYYSDLDPKSLQLFMDVWPSVKPNRKLLLLNALLNHLDSDTLVSYEEIGRALLDDADGEVRARAIGLLAESNDLKLIDILINIFINDADFAPRMEAARLLGEFVLLGELEELDEEHQRKVEDTLMSVIRKEENPSLRKRALESLGYSSRDEMNNIIVSAFERADPTWIASALRAMGRSHDNRWDDDVVSKLLDDDPRIRFAAAEAAGELGIEAAGPIMLKMLEDEEEDDDVISAAVWSLSQIGGDDARIYLVSLIENTEDEDLLAFLEDALENLDFNEELDKFDLLSLNEDDLEDLNELDELDDEEDD is encoded by the coding sequence ATGGCTGAAACCCTTTCCCTTCAATCCGTTCTCGATCACCTGCTGGATTCCAAAAAGGACATCCCGTACAACCATCTGCAATACTACTCCGACCTGGATCCGAAATCGCTGCAGCTTTTTATGGATGTATGGCCCAGTGTCAAGCCGAACCGAAAACTGCTCCTGCTCAACGCTCTTTTGAACCACCTCGACTCAGACACCCTCGTCTCCTACGAAGAGATCGGCAGGGCATTGTTGGATGATGCAGATGGAGAGGTCCGCGCCCGCGCCATTGGACTGCTCGCCGAATCGAACGACCTGAAACTTATTGACATATTGATCAATATCTTCATCAACGATGCAGACTTCGCCCCGCGAATGGAGGCCGCGCGCCTGCTGGGCGAATTTGTCCTGCTCGGTGAATTGGAGGAATTGGACGAGGAACATCAGCGCAAGGTGGAAGACACCCTGATGTCCGTCATCCGCAAGGAGGAAAACCCCTCCCTGCGGAAACGCGCGCTTGAATCCCTCGGCTACTCCTCGCGGGACGAAATGAACAACATTATCGTATCCGCTTTCGAGCGCGCCGACCCAACCTGGATCGCCAGCGCCCTGCGCGCCATGGGACGCTCCCACGACAACCGCTGGGATGATGATGTGGTCAGCAAGCTGCTGGACGATGATCCGCGCATCCGTTTTGCCGCCGCCGAAGCCGCAGGCGAACTCGGCATTGAAGCGGCAGGTCCCATCATGCTAAAAATGCTTGAAGACGAGGAGGAGGACGATGATGTCATCTCTGCGGCGGTCTGGTCGCTCTCGCAGATCGGCGGTGATGATGCACGCATCTATCTGGTCAGTTTGATCGAAAATACCGAAGATGAGGATCTGCTGGCCTTTCTTGAAGATGCCCTCGAAAACCTGGACTTCAATGAGGAACTGGATAAATTCGACCTTCTGTCATTGAATGAGGACGACCTGGAAGACCTGAATGAACTTGATGAATTGGATGATGAGGAAGACGACTAA
- a CDS encoding RNA methyltransferase — translation MITSNQNPKVKLVRALLGRSKERREAGAFVVEGVRLFEEAVKSSWKIRFALFDDSLNERGKSQVEGLRSKGVEVEEVSPSVMKSISETDAPQGALAVVEFTDLPVPGSPTFILVPDQFRDPGNLGTLLRSAAATGVQAVLTPPGTTDTFAPKAIRSGMGAHFKLPVHAMSWEEISNVLRSEGLKVLIADMDGVSCWETDLRQPVALIIGSEADGASKFARELADGKISIPMSGEVESLNAGVAGSVLMFEVVRQRLAVSG, via the coding sequence ATGATCACATCCAACCAAAACCCAAAAGTGAAACTCGTCCGGGCCCTGCTTGGACGGTCAAAAGAACGCCGCGAGGCGGGCGCGTTCGTCGTGGAAGGCGTGCGCCTGTTTGAAGAGGCAGTGAAGAGCAGTTGGAAAATCCGCTTTGCTTTGTTTGATGATTCGCTAAATGAGCGAGGCAAGTCACAGGTCGAAGGTCTCAGGTCAAAAGGCGTGGAGGTTGAAGAGGTTTCACCGAGCGTGATGAAATCCATCAGCGAGACAGATGCTCCGCAAGGCGCGCTGGCGGTGGTCGAATTTACGGATTTGCCCGTTCCTGGATCTCCCACTTTCATCCTCGTCCCCGACCAGTTCCGCGATCCGGGCAATTTAGGTACTTTGCTGCGTTCTGCAGCGGCGACGGGCGTACAGGCCGTCCTGACCCCGCCTGGGACCACGGATACGTTCGCACCGAAAGCCATCCGCTCCGGGATGGGTGCGCATTTCAAGCTGCCGGTCCATGCGATGAGTTGGGAAGAAATAAGCAACGTTTTAAGGTCTGAAGGTTTGAAGGTTTTGATCGCGGATATGGATGGCGTTTCGTGCTGGGAAACGGACTTACGTCAGCCCGTGGCATTGATTATCGGAAGTGAAGCCGACGGGGCGAGTAAGTTCGCGCGGGAGTTGGCGGATGGAAAAATCAGCATTCCGATGTCTGGCGAGGTGGAGTCACTGAATGCGGGTGTGGCGGGGTCGGTGTTGATGTTTGAGGTGGTGAGGCAGCGGTTAGCGGTTAGCGGTTAG
- the trxA gene encoding thioredoxin — MTDVKYVTETDFQDEVIGSELPVLVDFTADWCQPCKMISPIVQQLAGEWEGRVKVVKLDADQNPNIMMQYGVMGIPTLMLFKGGEIKERMTGFQPKDKLEAKVTPHV, encoded by the coding sequence ATGACAGATGTTAAATATGTAACCGAAACAGATTTTCAGGACGAGGTGATCGGCTCTGAATTGCCCGTCCTTGTCGATTTCACCGCGGACTGGTGCCAGCCGTGCAAAATGATCTCGCCGATTGTCCAGCAACTCGCCGGTGAATGGGAGGGCAGGGTCAAGGTTGTCAAACTGGACGCAGACCAGAACCCAAACATCATGATGCAGTACGGCGTGATGGGCATCCCTACCCTGATGCTCTTCAAAGGTGGTGAGATCAAGGAACGCATGACGGGGTTTCAGCCGAAGGACAAACTGGAAGCCAAAGTCACCCCGCACGTGTAA
- a CDS encoding macro domain-containing protein, with product MNTVLAEKKFASGQTLQIVQGDITLDEVDAIVNAANDHLQHGGGVAWAISQKGGATVQQESDEWIRKHGPVSHSHPAWTSGGLLPAKYIIHAVGPVWGETHAAGTGGNEDKNLSAAVTGSLCVADELKCKSISMPAISTGIFGFPKDRAAGIIFDAIESCFSEGKNSGIKLVRIVLYDQATLDIFLETWRMVHRS from the coding sequence ATGAACACCGTTCTAGCTGAAAAGAAATTCGCGTCGGGTCAAACCCTGCAGATCGTGCAGGGCGATATCACCCTTGATGAAGTGGATGCCATCGTCAATGCCGCAAATGACCACCTGCAGCATGGCGGCGGCGTGGCATGGGCAATTTCCCAAAAGGGTGGAGCGACGGTTCAACAGGAAAGCGACGAGTGGATTCGCAAACATGGGCCTGTCTCCCACTCGCATCCGGCCTGGACTTCGGGCGGGCTCCTGCCTGCGAAATACATTATCCACGCTGTGGGGCCGGTCTGGGGCGAGACCCACGCTGCAGGCACAGGCGGCAATGAGGATAAAAATTTATCAGCTGCTGTAACCGGCTCCCTGTGCGTGGCGGATGAATTGAAATGCAAGTCCATTTCCATGCCCGCGATCTCGACGGGCATCTTCGGCTTTCCCAAAGACCGCGCAGCGGGGATTATTTTTGACGCAATTGAAAGTTGTTTTTCAGAAGGCAAAAATTCGGGAATAAAGCTTGTTCGTATCGTGTTGTATGACCAAGCCACCCTTGATATATTTCTTGAAACATGGAGGATGGTTCATCGATCGTAA
- a CDS encoding alpha/beta fold hydrolase encodes MSEQELLQAGISAIKAGNRKHASSILAQLVRKHPRSERGWYLLGMCLASVDQREYCFKQVVAINPGNLDAKKQISLLSISKSEPVPPPPRTPQPTQVEPATQSSTGSDQSSQSVPPFVSGHMEQGVKESPATDSLPVPAPLPQENANKQLSPVKKKRSNRVLVASIITSTVVLIAASAIAFIMLHGSFGQPLSPPPAPQNQNPPTFPPAITATNTVLPPTQLPSPLPTVVYTPLYEESPCQFETPSRARVTCGYVTVPETRSGDPSRTIRLAVVIFHSTSKTPAPDPVVFLQGGPGAAAIEFSAQVYPYMVTPFLSERDFITFDQRGTGLSEPALKCDELENVFRQDIYGKIELGTREMVYQNAFLSCSGLLRSKGTNLNAYSTVESAADLRDIVNLLGYQKVNLYGASYGTRLALVTMRNHPEIVRSAILDSVVPVETSLIREYPNSIDYTLSRLFQSCAADPNCSRAYPDLENVFWDLVRELDANPVTLTTSAYPIGTVTETMDGYYLMSVVLGLTKVSYLIDTAPQTIYRVKAQDYSTLIAAQYSLPYAFDGINHGLYISMMCREHVLGTSEDDLRLASEQIDVNHPIWRPFYGNFGEMVKACKSWGAVGPDLGEQDAVSSDIPSLVIEGAYDPATPPSFGKQVAGKLSNSFYFEFPDLGHVPTSADSSGCVMQVALDFLKNPIREPDRTCLNRKSGVKFHVPYTGEPAIELKRRQTFGVTLNVPDEWIYDNGFFVRYTSPFDITQVGAFRMFITVQELKDYFSSSAYGYRGLDGAPVEAGIRQANGLTWKLYYAASNGRPVDVAAVEVGSTSLVIIMFSHPDEHDALYRTVFLPMVDSAK; translated from the coding sequence GTGTCAGAACAAGAGCTTCTTCAGGCGGGCATTTCAGCCATCAAAGCCGGCAATCGAAAGCATGCCTCCTCCATTCTCGCGCAACTTGTCAGGAAACATCCCCGCTCAGAGAGGGGCTGGTATCTGTTGGGCATGTGCCTGGCGTCGGTTGACCAGCGTGAATATTGCTTTAAACAGGTGGTAGCCATCAACCCGGGCAACCTTGACGCAAAAAAACAAATTTCACTTCTTTCCATTTCCAAATCCGAGCCTGTTCCTCCCCCGCCGCGAACTCCGCAACCAACACAGGTTGAGCCGGCGACTCAATCCTCCACCGGTTCTGATCAATCATCGCAATCTGTCCCGCCATTTGTTTCGGGCCATATGGAACAGGGTGTGAAGGAAAGTCCCGCAACAGACTCCCTGCCTGTACCCGCGCCATTGCCGCAAGAAAACGCAAACAAACAATTGTCCCCGGTAAAAAAGAAAAGGAGTAACAGGGTACTTGTTGCCTCCATCATTACAAGCACGGTAGTTCTCATCGCTGCATCCGCCATCGCCTTCATCATGCTCCACGGTTCATTCGGACAACCGCTTTCACCACCACCAGCGCCGCAAAATCAAAATCCCCCCACATTTCCGCCTGCAATCACTGCAACCAACACCGTATTACCACCAACCCAACTTCCCAGCCCGCTGCCCACAGTTGTTTACACGCCCCTCTACGAGGAAAGCCCGTGTCAATTTGAGACTCCCAGCCGGGCAAGAGTGACCTGCGGGTATGTCACTGTACCAGAAACCCGTTCAGGCGACCCATCCCGCACGATTCGGCTGGCGGTCGTGATATTCCATAGCACGAGCAAAACCCCCGCCCCCGATCCCGTTGTATTTTTACAGGGTGGACCGGGTGCAGCCGCAATTGAATTCAGCGCGCAGGTGTATCCCTATATGGTGACGCCTTTTCTTTCCGAGCGCGATTTTATTACCTTCGACCAGCGCGGCACAGGATTGTCAGAACCCGCACTCAAGTGTGATGAATTGGAGAATGTTTTCCGCCAGGATATTTACGGGAAAATCGAGCTGGGCACAAGAGAGATGGTCTACCAAAATGCCTTCCTTTCCTGCAGCGGGCTGTTGCGGTCAAAGGGCACAAACCTCAACGCCTACTCCACGGTGGAAAGCGCGGCAGACCTGAGAGATATTGTCAATCTGCTCGGGTATCAAAAAGTTAATCTGTATGGGGCCTCGTATGGAACGCGTCTTGCCCTCGTGACCATGCGGAACCATCCTGAGATCGTGCGTTCAGCCATTCTTGATTCGGTCGTACCGGTTGAAACCAGTTTGATCAGGGAATATCCAAACTCAATTGACTACACCCTGTCCAGGCTGTTTCAATCCTGTGCCGCAGATCCAAATTGCAGCCGCGCCTATCCGGATCTTGAAAATGTCTTCTGGGACCTGGTAAGGGAACTGGACGCGAACCCTGTTACCCTGACAACCTCGGCGTACCCAATTGGTACGGTCACCGAGACGATGGACGGCTACTATCTGATGTCCGTCGTGCTCGGTCTGACAAAAGTATCCTATCTGATCGATACAGCCCCCCAGACTATCTACCGCGTGAAAGCACAGGACTATTCGACGTTGATCGCCGCACAGTACTCCCTACCCTATGCATTTGACGGCATCAACCATGGTTTGTATATCTCCATGATGTGCCGCGAGCACGTCCTCGGCACTTCGGAGGATGATCTTCGGCTGGCCTCGGAACAAATTGACGTCAACCATCCCATTTGGCGTCCGTTTTATGGAAACTTTGGCGAGATGGTCAAAGCCTGTAAATCCTGGGGGGCTGTTGGGCCGGACCTGGGCGAGCAGGACGCGGTCAGTAGCGATATCCCCAGCCTGGTGATCGAAGGTGCCTATGATCCGGCCACGCCGCCATCCTTTGGAAAACAGGTGGCCGGGAAACTATCGAACAGCTTTTATTTCGAATTCCCCGATTTGGGACATGTGCCGACCAGCGCCGATTCAAGCGGGTGCGTCATGCAGGTGGCTCTGGATTTCTTGAAAAACCCGATCCGTGAGCCGGATCGAACCTGTTTGAATAGAAAATCAGGCGTAAAATTTCATGTCCCTTATACGGGCGAGCCTGCCATTGAATTGAAAAGGCGCCAAACGTTTGGTGTGACATTAAATGTGCCGGATGAATGGATTTACGACAACGGGTTTTTCGTGCGGTATACCTCCCCCTTCGATATTACACAGGTGGGCGCTTTCCGCATGTTCATTACGGTACAGGAATTGAAGGATTATTTTTCCTCCAGCGCATACGGCTATCGCGGTCTGGACGGTGCGCCGGTCGAGGCAGGCATACGGCAGGCGAACGGGTTAACTTGGAAGTTGTATTACGCCGCATCCAACGGGCGCCCAGTGGACGTGGCGGCGGTGGAGGTCGGTAGCACCTCCCTGGTCATCATCATGTTCAGCCACCCGGATGAACATGATGCCCTATACCGCACCGTCTTCCTTCCCATGGTGGATTCTGCAAAATAA
- the mvaD gene encoding diphosphomevalonate decarboxylase translates to MSSNPTATAVAFANIAFIKYWGNRDNALRLPVNGSISMNLDGLFTRTTVSFQPSLPFDELIINGHSVIGKGLERVSYILDLVREKAGIKMNAEVMSENNFPSGAGIASSAAAFAALALSASKAAGLNLSEPELSVLARRGSGSASRSIPAGFVEWQMGTDGEDSYAFSIAPADHWNLVDCVAIVSSAHKKTGSTEGHAIAGTSPLQNARVADAPRRLDLCRNAILKKDFEAFANIIEHDSDVMHAVMMTSNPPLMYWQAATVEIFHHVREWRASGLPAGYTVDAGANVHVLCLGEYAKEVEKRLRELSGVSDVLVAGVGGAAKVV, encoded by the coding sequence ATGTCTAGTAACCCCACAGCAACGGCTGTCGCTTTTGCCAACATCGCCTTCATCAAATATTGGGGGAATCGTGACAACGCCCTGCGTCTCCCCGTAAATGGTTCTATTTCAATGAACCTGGATGGACTCTTCACCCGCACCACGGTCAGCTTCCAGCCGTCGCTCCCCTTTGATGAATTGATAATCAACGGGCATTCGGTGATCGGGAAGGGTCTGGAGCGGGTCTCGTACATTCTCGATCTGGTACGGGAGAAAGCAGGAATCAAAATGAATGCCGAGGTGATGAGCGAGAACAATTTCCCCTCAGGGGCGGGGATCGCCTCTTCGGCGGCGGCATTTGCGGCGCTGGCATTGTCCGCGAGCAAGGCAGCAGGACTGAACCTGAGCGAACCCGAACTCTCCGTCCTTGCGCGGCGCGGATCGGGTTCTGCATCTCGTTCCATTCCTGCGGGATTCGTCGAATGGCAGATGGGAACAGACGGAGAAGATTCTTACGCCTTCTCCATCGCGCCGGCTGACCATTGGAATCTGGTGGATTGTGTTGCCATCGTCAGTTCCGCGCACAAAAAGACCGGCTCCACCGAGGGACACGCCATTGCAGGGACGAGTCCATTGCAAAATGCGCGCGTGGCAGATGCGCCGCGCCGGCTTGACTTATGCCGCAACGCGATTCTCAAAAAGGATTTCGAAGCGTTTGCGAACATCATCGAACACGACTCGGACGTGATGCATGCCGTGATGATGACATCCAATCCTCCGCTGATGTACTGGCAGGCTGCCACAGTGGAGATCTTCCATCACGTACGCGAGTGGCGCGCGAGCGGACTCCCCGCCGGCTATACGGTGGATGCAGGCGCGAATGTCCACGTATTGTGTTTGGGAGAATACGCCAAGGAAGTTGAGAAACGTTTGCGGGAACTGTCCGGCGTAAGCGATGTGCTGGTTGCGGGAGTCGGTGGAGCGGCGAAGGTGGTGTAG
- the rplT gene encoding 50S ribosomal protein L20 has protein sequence MRVKGGPQGHLRHKKILKITKGQRGSKHLLFRRANEAMLKSLWYATRDRRVRKRDLRKLWIARINAAARLNGTTYSKLVSALKKANIELNRKMLADIAVRNPQAFAAVVAKTR, from the coding sequence ATGCGCGTAAAAGGTGGTCCGCAAGGACATCTACGTCACAAGAAAATTTTGAAGATCACGAAGGGCCAGCGCGGCTCGAAGCATCTTTTGTTCAGACGAGCGAACGAAGCCATGCTCAAGAGCCTGTGGTACGCCACCCGTGACCGCCGCGTGCGAAAGCGCGATCTGCGCAAGTTGTGGATCGCCCGCATCAACGCCGCGGCCCGCTTGAACGGCACGACATACAGCAAGCTGGTGTCTGCGCTCAAGAAGGCGAACATCGAACTCAATCGAAAGATGCTCGCAGACATTGCAGTCCGCAATCCGCAGGCATTCGCCGCGGTTGTGGCAAAAACCAGGTAA
- a CDS encoding M50 family metallopeptidase, with amino-acid sequence MVSGFVTLIIFLLALGGMIFVHELGHFIAARWAKIEVEEFGFGLPSYKLATLFKWQGTEFTIHALPLGGFIRPKGENDPNVPGGLASANPWKRLVVLFAGPLMNLATAVVVFSFLIASEGVPLPGSIKIDSIAPNSPAQEANIQSGDILLAINGERVTETAPAVALIQQNLDKPVELLIERNGEQITLTATPLSSRNRSEGALGVGLTYPTRPATFAESISGGFMVTGIQAATIVYIPIALIRGAIAPEDARFIGFKGIFDLFDMAVEEDVSSRQEVPAAGTAGAASASTRPTNWTLNLVGILSISLGVLNLFPIPALDGGRILFTLPEILFRKRIPHEWENMVNGVAMLLLISLMLFVNVMDFINPAQIPLP; translated from the coding sequence ATGGTATCTGGTTTTGTAACGTTGATCATCTTTTTGCTCGCGCTGGGCGGGATGATATTTGTGCATGAGTTGGGACATTTCATTGCCGCGCGCTGGGCAAAGATCGAAGTGGAGGAGTTTGGGTTTGGTCTGCCATCCTATAAATTGGCCACGCTTTTCAAATGGCAGGGGACGGAATTCACGATTCACGCATTGCCGCTCGGTGGCTTCATTCGCCCCAAAGGCGAGAACGACCCCAATGTGCCCGGCGGACTCGCATCCGCTAACCCGTGGAAACGCCTCGTTGTTTTGTTCGCGGGTCCTTTAATGAACCTTGCCACGGCTGTGGTTGTATTTTCATTTCTGATCGCTTCCGAAGGTGTGCCCCTCCCCGGCTCGATCAAGATCGATTCGATTGCCCCGAATTCCCCCGCACAAGAGGCAAACATTCAATCCGGCGACATCCTGCTTGCCATTAATGGCGAACGAGTCACCGAAACCGCTCCAGCCGTCGCGCTCATTCAGCAAAACCTTGACAAGCCCGTCGAGCTATTGATCGAACGGAACGGCGAACAGATCACTCTCACGGCCACGCCGCTTTCCAGCAGAAACAGAAGCGAGGGCGCACTTGGCGTCGGATTGACCTACCCGACCCGCCCGGCCACCTTCGCGGAAAGCATCTCCGGCGGATTCATGGTCACCGGTATTCAAGCCGCCACCATCGTGTACATTCCCATCGCACTCATTCGCGGCGCCATTGCGCCCGAGGACGCGCGTTTCATCGGCTTCAAAGGCATCTTTGACCTGTTCGACATGGCTGTGGAGGAGGATGTTTCCAGCCGCCAGGAAGTTCCCGCTGCCGGAACAGCGGGTGCCGCCAGTGCATCCACCAGACCCACAAACTGGACGCTCAACCTGGTTGGTATACTGAGCATCTCCCTTGGCGTGCTCAATCTCTTCCCCATCCCTGCGCTCGACGGCGGACGCATCCTCTTCACCCTTCCTGAAATTCTCTTTCGCAAACGCATCCCGCATGAATGGGAGAATATGGTCAATGGCGTTGCCATGCTCCTGCTGATCAGCCTCATGCTCTTTGTCAACGTAATGGATTTTATCAACCCCGCTCAAATCCCCCTTCCTTAA
- the infC gene encoding translation initiation factor IF-3: MSANEFRVNEGIRVAEVRLIGADGENAGVVPIRQALQIARDAEMDLVEVSPGATPPVCRVMDFGKFIYEKAKKEREAKKAQTKIEIKEIRLRPKTNEAHRGFKVDDARRWLGQGHKVRVTVKFRGREMDYPEIALEDLKEIAQDLSDIATIEVPPQMEGRTMLVVLVPAKGGAKKKEKTEQAEAKNEAEA; this comes from the coding sequence ATAAGCGCTAACGAATTTCGAGTAAATGAGGGCATCCGCGTCGCGGAGGTTCGACTGATTGGTGCGGATGGCGAAAACGCCGGTGTTGTGCCGATCCGTCAGGCGCTGCAAATCGCCCGCGATGCCGAGATGGACCTGGTTGAGGTCTCGCCCGGAGCAACTCCGCCTGTTTGCCGTGTGATGGACTTTGGCAAGTTCATCTACGAAAAGGCAAAGAAGGAACGTGAGGCGAAGAAAGCCCAGACCAAGATCGAGATCAAGGAGATCCGCCTGCGCCCGAAGACGAATGAAGCGCATCGCGGTTTCAAAGTGGATGATGCCCGCCGCTGGCTGGGACAGGGTCATAAGGTGCGAGTGACTGTCAAGTTCCGCGGACGCGAGATGGATTATCCAGAAATCGCACTGGAAGACCTGAAAGAGATCGCCCAGGACCTTTCCGATATTGCGACCATTGAAGTCCCGCCGCAAATGGAAGGCCGCACCATGCTCGTGGTGCTTGTCCCTGCCAAGGGCGGGGCAAAAAAGAAAGAGAAAACCGAACAGGCTGAGGCGAAGAACGAAGCGGAAGCCTGA
- a CDS encoding bL35 family ribosomal protein, with the protein MPRKAKKSGKIKLKTHKATSKRFRLTGSGTLVRTKGGKSHLRRRTSDRTKALLSEMVPVKGRKYIKRIKRLAPNMEG; encoded by the coding sequence ATGCCTCGCAAAGCAAAGAAGTCTGGAAAAATCAAGCTGAAGACCCATAAAGCGACATCCAAACGATTTCGCCTGACCGGCTCCGGCACACTTGTGCGCACGAAAGGCGGCAAAAGCCATTTGCGCCGCCGCACGTCCGACCGCACGAAGGCGTTATTGAGCGAGATGGTTCCTGTAAAGGGCCGCAAGTACATCAAACGCATCAAGCGCCTTGCTCCCAACATGGAAGGATAG
- a CDS encoding recombinase family protein, with translation MNKRSVIYARVSTDEQTKGYSLNTQVDACKQYAADCGYVLLMTFSEDYSGATIDRPQLNALRDFAAQEPIDVIIVYDIDRLARKSVYQALIEEEFLRLGVTVEYVIGQYDNSDEGRLQKQIRASIAEYEKAKILERSKRGKRGKAQSGFVIVGSRPPYGYKTITEPHKSWLEVDEEEAQIVVNVFNWYLRGDGDSGPMSMNAIAKKLTEMRVITRGDKHGHIYKKYEPGSWAPEMIRHILKNETYTGTWHYGKTKVIDDGRVRPARPKCGFGKQVPRSRDEWVGVPVPVIIDKETFNLAQARMKFNLAQADRHLKHEYLLARRLRCAKCGFTYQGRARKKNTYYYCKATERRPIKRCDMPMFRGRDVDDAVWAWLVNIIQHPEYIVAGLQDRQEEQGRSNQALTARLELIEGHIAENEKQLNKLLDLYLSGDFERDMLSERRARLEENIGNLRKEQAEIASFLEQLVLSDAQVEDIRLFCETIKDVLDTATFEQKRQVLEMLDVRGTLAIEDNERVIYVKCLVTPQQRLSLLPTSPSSNIGGIVTTPCVSP, from the coding sequence ATGAATAAGCGTTCGGTTATTTACGCCAGAGTCAGTACGGATGAACAGACCAAGGGCTACAGTTTAAACACCCAGGTCGATGCCTGCAAGCAATATGCCGCCGATTGCGGTTATGTCCTTTTAATGACATTCTCCGAGGATTACAGCGGTGCAACCATTGATCGCCCTCAACTTAATGCCTTGCGGGATTTTGCTGCCCAGGAACCCATTGATGTCATTATCGTGTACGACATTGATCGCCTTGCCCGAAAAAGCGTTTATCAGGCGCTGATCGAGGAGGAGTTCCTGCGACTGGGAGTCACGGTTGAATATGTGATTGGTCAATATGACAATAGCGATGAAGGCCGGCTCCAAAAACAGATTCGTGCCAGTATTGCTGAATATGAAAAGGCAAAGATTCTGGAACGAAGCAAGCGGGGAAAACGTGGCAAGGCGCAAAGTGGGTTTGTGATTGTCGGGTCACGTCCACCTTACGGATATAAAACAATTACTGAGCCGCACAAGTCCTGGCTTGAAGTGGATGAAGAGGAGGCGCAGATTGTTGTCAATGTTTTCAATTGGTATTTGAGAGGAGATGGCGATAGTGGTCCGATGTCCATGAATGCCATTGCCAAAAAATTGACCGAAATGAGGGTCATCACCCGGGGCGATAAACATGGACACATCTACAAGAAATATGAGCCTGGGTCGTGGGCGCCTGAAATGATAAGGCACATCTTGAAAAACGAGACGTATACTGGCACCTGGCATTATGGCAAGACGAAGGTAATCGATGATGGACGGGTAAGACCTGCCAGGCCAAAATGTGGATTTGGCAAACAGGTACCTCGTTCACGGGATGAATGGGTGGGCGTCCCTGTACCTGTAATCATTGATAAGGAGACTTTCAATTTGGCGCAGGCGCGAATGAAATTCAATCTTGCACAGGCAGATCGACACTTAAAGCATGAATATCTTTTAGCGAGAAGATTAAGGTGTGCCAAGTGCGGCTTTACTTATCAGGGTCGTGCAAGAAAGAAGAATACCTATTACTACTGCAAAGCAACAGAAAGACGGCCTATCAAGAGATGTGATATGCCCATGTTTCGTGGAAGGGATGTTGATGATGCGGTATGGGCATGGCTTGTCAACATCATTCAGCATCCGGAATACATTGTTGCCGGTTTACAGGATCGACAGGAGGAACAAGGCAGGAGCAATCAGGCTTTGACAGCCCGGTTGGAGTTGATAGAAGGTCATATAGCTGAGAATGAAAAGCAATTAAATAAGTTGCTGGACCTGTACCTGTCAGGAGATTTTGAACGTGATATGCTTTCAGAAAGACGTGCGAGACTTGAAGAAAATATAGGGAATCTCCGAAAGGAACAGGCGGAAATTGCCTCGTTTCTTGAACAATTGGTTTTGTCTGATGCCCAAGTGGAAGACATAAGATTGTTTTGTGAGACGATCAAAGATGTGTTGGATACTGCAACGTTCGAACAAAAACGGCAGGTGCTGGAGATGCTAGATGTTCGTGGTACACTAGCGATTGAAGATAATGAAAGGGTCATTTACGTCAAATGTCTAGTAACCCCACAGCAACGGCTGTCGCTTTTGCCAACATCGCCTTCATCAAATATTGGGGGAATCGTGACAACGCCCTGCGTCTCCCCGTAA